From a region of the Bacteroidia bacterium genome:
- a CDS encoding NAD-dependent epimerase/dehydratase family protein: protein MTILIIGSRGFIGSACLRHFSAQHSVITADIVPDNCSTDHFEISKAADYNRLFSDRRPDLVINASGAANVGQSFSDPEKDRQLNVLNVDNILNSIALSGLKCKFINFSSAAVYGNPDSLPVKENARLNPLSPYGAHKLESEGLLRNYWTKHGISACSLRIFSAYGPGLRKQLFWDLYHKAMQNNVVTLAGTGAESRDFIFIDDLVHAIDLIATRAPMKGEAINVATGEEVTIRAAAEIFLRQMGMGHRLEFNGKVREGDPMNWRADITLLKEWGFESATTIELGLHKYLKWVKSNV, encoded by the coding sequence ATGACAATTCTGATTATAGGTTCACGTGGATTTATTGGCAGCGCATGCCTGAGACACTTTTCTGCTCAGCATTCTGTAATCACTGCCGACATTGTTCCTGATAATTGTTCCACAGACCACTTTGAAATCAGCAAGGCAGCTGATTATAATAGGCTGTTCTCTGATAGGAGACCGGATTTGGTGATTAACGCATCCGGTGCTGCAAATGTTGGTCAGTCCTTCAGTGATCCGGAGAAAGACAGGCAACTCAATGTGCTGAATGTAGATAATATTCTTAATTCTATCGCACTGTCGGGCCTCAAGTGTAAGTTCATTAATTTCTCTAGTGCGGCAGTATACGGAAATCCGGATTCCCTGCCAGTGAAAGAGAACGCCCGGTTGAATCCCTTGAGTCCTTACGGCGCCCATAAACTGGAGTCAGAAGGCCTGCTCAGAAACTATTGGACGAAACACGGCATCTCCGCCTGCAGCCTGAGAATATTCTCTGCCTATGGCCCGGGCTTAAGAAAGCAGCTTTTCTGGGATCTTTATCACAAAGCCATGCAGAATAATGTTGTTACCCTGGCAGGAACGGGAGCAGAGTCACGGGATTTCATTTTTATTGACGACCTGGTTCATGCCATCGATCTGATCGCCACACGAGCGCCCATGAAGGGGGAAGCAATCAATGTGGCCACCGGCGAAGAGGTTACGATCAGGGCAGCTGCCGAAATCTTTCTCCGGCAAATGGGAATGGGTCACCGCCTTGAATTTAATGGTAAAGTCAGGGAAGGAGATCCAATGAACTGGAGAGCCGATATTACTTTATTGAAAGAGTGGGGGTTCGAATCAGCAACCACGATCGAGCTCGGGTTACATAAATACCTGAAATGGGTAAAATCAAACGTGTAG